One window of Mesorhizobium loti R88b genomic DNA carries:
- a CDS encoding polyprenyl synthetase family protein: protein MGVVLNIENGKREPASIKDLIDLTSADMGRVNELILSKAGSDVQMIPEVANHLISSGGKRLRPMLTLAAAQMFGYAGEGHVKLATSVEFMHTATLLHDDVVDESGMRRGKKTARMIWGNQASVLVGDFLLGQAFRMMVDVGSLEALDILSSAASIIAEGEVMQLAAAKNLETTEDEHFAVIKAKTAALFSAAAEVGPVIAQATRNDRAALRSYGMNLGLAFQLIDDALDYGGTSKDLGKNVGDDFREGKVTLPVILAYRRGTKAERTFWKRAIEDNVVDDAGLEKAIGLMTRHGAIADTIGRARHFGEIARDALAPLEATPQKSALIDVIDFCISRVN, encoded by the coding sequence GTGGGTGTCGTTCTCAACATCGAAAACGGGAAGCGGGAACCCGCCTCCATCAAGGATCTGATCGATCTGACGTCAGCCGACATGGGGCGCGTCAACGAACTCATCCTGTCCAAGGCCGGTTCCGACGTCCAGATGATCCCGGAAGTCGCCAACCACCTTATCTCGTCCGGCGGCAAGCGGCTGCGGCCGATGCTGACGCTCGCCGCCGCGCAGATGTTCGGCTATGCCGGCGAAGGCCACGTCAAGCTCGCCACCTCGGTCGAGTTCATGCACACGGCGACGCTTCTTCACGATGACGTGGTCGACGAGAGCGGCATGCGCCGCGGCAAGAAAACCGCCCGCATGATCTGGGGCAACCAGGCCAGCGTCCTGGTCGGCGACTTCCTGCTCGGCCAGGCCTTCCGCATGATGGTCGATGTCGGCTCGCTCGAAGCGCTCGACATCCTGTCGAGCGCCGCCTCGATCATCGCCGAAGGCGAGGTCATGCAGCTTGCCGCCGCGAAGAACCTCGAAACCACCGAGGACGAGCATTTCGCCGTCATCAAGGCCAAGACGGCGGCGCTGTTTTCAGCTGCCGCCGAAGTTGGCCCTGTCATCGCCCAGGCAACCCGCAATGATCGTGCCGCACTTCGCTCCTACGGCATGAATCTCGGCCTTGCCTTCCAGCTCATCGACGATGCGCTGGACTATGGCGGCACCAGCAAGGATCTGGGCAAGAATGTCGGCGACGATTTCCGCGAGGGCAAGGTGACCTTGCCGGTCATCCTCGCCTACCGGCGCGGCACCAAGGCCGAGCGCACCTTCTGGAAGCGCGCCATCGAGGACAATGTCGTCGACGACGCGGGCCTGGAAAAGGCGATCGGCCTGATGACCCGCCACGGCGCCATTGCCGACACGATCGGGCGCGCCCGCCATTTCGGCGAGATCGCCCGCGACGCGCTGGCGCCGTTGGAAGCGACGCCGCAGAAATCGGCGCTGATCGACGTCATCGATTTCTGCATCAGCCGGGTGAACTGA
- a CDS encoding DUF2007 domain-containing protein, with protein sequence MIELVRTNDAVIISFVESLMRDAGIACFVADQNMSILEGSIGLLQKRVMVDADHADAARRILKDAGIENEIRQK encoded by the coding sequence ATGATAGAACTTGTCCGCACCAACGATGCCGTGATCATCTCCTTTGTCGAATCGCTGATGCGCGACGCTGGCATCGCCTGCTTTGTCGCCGATCAGAATATGAGCATTCTGGAAGGGTCGATCGGTCTTCTGCAGAAGCGCGTCATGGTCGACGCCGACCACGCCGATGCGGCGCGGCGCATTCTGAAAGACGCCGGCATCGAGAACGAAATCCGCCAGAAGTAA
- the glyS gene encoding glycine--tRNA ligase subunit beta, translated as MPDLLLELRSEEIPARMQRKAAGDLRKMLTDGLVEAGLTYEAAREYWTPRRLTLDIRGLTARSKDIREEIKGPSTTAPEQAVQGFLRKAGLSSIAEAHVHSDPKKGNFYVAHISKPGRAAEEIIAELVPDIIRNFPWPKSMRWGPASAKPGSLRWVRPLQSILCTFGPETEEPVVVDFEIDGIRSGNITYGHRFMAPGEITVRRFDDYVSKLDAAKVVLDADRRKEIILADARNLAFANGLDLVEDEGLLEEVSGLVEWPVVLMGEFEQAFLAIPAEVIRLTIRANQKCFVTRPQGEGDALSNRFILTANIEATDGGKEIAHGNGKVVRARLSDALYFWTTDQGDLPDLGQLEASAEKFGLDLKKPLDQRMARLDHLGVTFHAKLGTQGERVERIARLAEELASIVGADPALARRAAVLAKADLTTEVVGEFPELQGAMGRKYALLQGEHPSVAAAIEEHYKPQGPSDYVPSDLVSVTVALADKLDMLVGFWAIDEKPTGSKDPYALRRAALGVVRTVLENKIKLSFSTAIAAAVAAALFAYDRLGEGAESRGVVAMLDARIQEYRGESRLLPEAGLVAELIKGGLQRAISETFGAPDLEREFFDGQRIMELQASLAPFTADLLAFFHDRLKVYLRDQGARHDLIDAVITPQSDDLLQIVRRVEALGSFLDTEDGKNLLAGTKRAANILAAEEKKKTAVAKTVEPALLREVSEKSLFAAVNQAEKQAGEAIQNEDFSGALLALSALREPVDSFFEHVLVNDEDLSVRANRLALLARIRAATGQVADFAKIAG; from the coding sequence ATGCCTGACCTGCTTCTAGAACTTCGCTCCGAGGAAATTCCCGCCCGCATGCAGCGCAAGGCGGCGGGTGATCTGAGGAAGATGCTGACCGACGGTCTGGTCGAAGCCGGTCTGACCTATGAGGCGGCGCGCGAGTACTGGACGCCGCGGCGTCTCACGCTCGACATCAGAGGCCTCACCGCACGCTCGAAGGATATCCGAGAAGAGATCAAGGGGCCGTCGACGACGGCGCCCGAACAGGCTGTTCAGGGTTTTCTGCGCAAGGCCGGCCTGTCTTCGATCGCTGAGGCGCATGTCCATTCCGACCCGAAGAAGGGCAACTTCTATGTCGCTCACATTTCGAAGCCGGGCAGGGCGGCCGAGGAGATCATCGCAGAACTGGTGCCTGATATCATCCGCAACTTCCCCTGGCCGAAGTCGATGCGCTGGGGGCCTGCCTCGGCCAAGCCGGGTTCGCTGCGCTGGGTGAGGCCGCTGCAATCGATCCTGTGCACCTTCGGCCCGGAGACCGAAGAGCCGGTGGTGGTCGATTTCGAGATCGACGGCATCCGCTCCGGCAACATCACCTACGGCCACCGTTTCATGGCGCCTGGCGAAATCACCGTGCGTCGCTTCGACGATTATGTGAGCAAACTGGATGCGGCGAAGGTCGTGCTCGACGCCGACCGGCGTAAGGAGATTATCCTTGCCGATGCCCGCAACCTCGCCTTCGCCAACGGGCTGGACCTGGTCGAGGACGAAGGCTTGCTGGAGGAGGTGTCTGGGCTGGTCGAATGGCCTGTCGTGCTGATGGGTGAGTTCGAACAGGCATTCCTCGCCATTCCGGCCGAAGTGATCCGTCTGACCATCCGCGCGAACCAGAAGTGCTTTGTCACGCGCCCGCAGGGCGAAGGTGATGCACTCTCCAACCGCTTCATCCTCACCGCCAACATCGAGGCCACGGATGGCGGCAAGGAGATCGCCCACGGCAACGGCAAGGTGGTGCGCGCCCGTCTCTCTGACGCGCTGTATTTTTGGACCACCGACCAGGGCGATCTGCCTGACCTCGGCCAGCTCGAGGCGTCGGCGGAAAAGTTCGGGCTCGACCTCAAGAAGCCGCTCGACCAGCGCATGGCCCGCCTCGACCATCTCGGCGTCACCTTCCACGCCAAGCTCGGCACGCAGGGCGAGCGGGTGGAGCGGATCGCCCGGCTTGCCGAGGAACTGGCATCGATCGTCGGCGCCGATCCCGCGCTGGCGCGCCGCGCCGCGGTTCTTGCTAAGGCCGATCTCACCACTGAAGTTGTCGGTGAGTTCCCCGAATTGCAGGGCGCCATGGGCCGCAAGTATGCGCTGCTGCAGGGCGAGCATCCGTCCGTCGCCGCTGCCATCGAGGAACACTACAAGCCGCAAGGCCCGTCCGATTATGTGCCGAGCGATTTGGTATCAGTCACTGTCGCGCTTGCCGACAAGCTCGATATGCTGGTCGGCTTCTGGGCGATCGATGAAAAGCCGACAGGGTCGAAGGACCCGTATGCGTTGCGTCGCGCGGCGCTGGGCGTGGTGAGAACTGTCCTCGAAAACAAGATAAAGCTCTCCTTCAGCACTGCCATCGCTGCGGCCGTCGCGGCAGCACTTTTCGCCTATGATCGTTTGGGCGAAGGAGCCGAGAGCCGTGGCGTTGTGGCAATGCTGGACGCCCGAATTCAAGAATACCGAGGCGAGAGTCGTCTTTTGCCGGAAGCTGGTCTTGTAGCCGAGTTGATCAAGGGCGGTCTTCAGAGAGCGATATCCGAAACCTTTGGTGCACCTGACTTGGAACGAGAGTTCTTCGATGGGCAGCGTATAATGGAGCTACAGGCCTCTTTGGCGCCGTTCACCGCCGATCTCCTCGCCTTCTTCCACGACCGCCTCAAAGTCTATCTCCGTGACCAGGGCGCGCGCCACGATCTCATCGATGCCGTCATCACGCCGCAGTCCGATGACCTCCTGCAGATCGTCCGCCGCGTCGAGGCACTCGGCTCCTTCCTCGACACGGAGGACGGCAAGAATCTGCTCGCCGGCACCAAGCGTGCGGCCAACATCCTAGCTGCCGAGGAGAAGAAGAAAACGGCGGTCGCCAAAACCGTTGAGCCGGCGCTGCTTCGCGAGGTTAGCGAGAAGTCGCTGTTTGCGGCGGTGAATCAGGCTGAGAAGCAAGCCGGCGAAGCGATTCAGAACGAAGACTTTTCCGGCGCCCTGCTGGCGCTTAGCGCGTTGCGCGAACCCGTTGATTCATTCTTCGAGCATGTTCTCGTGAATGATGAGGACTTGTCCGTACGTGCCAACCGTCTGGCGCTGCTGGCGCGCATCCGTGCGGCCACCGGTCAGGTCGCGGATTTCGCGAAAATCGCCGGCTGA
- a CDS encoding biotin transporter BioY, translating into MTDIAFTSRKPSFSPLRLQDRSLAWQAGAVVLGTLFLALASYIEVPMVPVPVTMQTFAVTLIGALYGWRLGAVTIAAWLVEGAVGFPVLSGGAAGASYFVGPTGGYLFSFPVVGAQVGWLAERGWNGNRVVLAFVAMLLGNLACLVLGTAWLAVMIGADQAITFGFLPFIVGGLLKSALGAATLMALRGGKAKSANP; encoded by the coding sequence ATGACAGACATAGCATTTACGTCCCGCAAGCCCTCCTTCAGCCCGCTCCGGCTCCAGGATCGTTCGCTCGCCTGGCAGGCCGGCGCCGTCGTGCTCGGCACGCTGTTCCTGGCGCTGGCGTCCTACATCGAAGTGCCGATGGTGCCGGTCCCTGTCACCATGCAGACCTTCGCCGTAACGCTCATCGGTGCGCTCTATGGCTGGCGACTTGGCGCGGTCACCATCGCTGCCTGGCTGGTCGAGGGCGCGGTCGGCTTTCCGGTTCTGTCTGGAGGAGCAGCGGGTGCATCCTATTTCGTCGGACCGACCGGTGGTTATCTCTTTTCTTTCCCGGTTGTCGGCGCGCAGGTCGGCTGGCTGGCCGAACGCGGCTGGAACGGCAACAGGGTGGTGCTTGCCTTCGTTGCCATGCTGCTCGGCAACCTTGCCTGCCTTGTTCTCGGCACGGCCTGGCTTGCGGTCATGATTGGAGCCGATCAGGCCATCACCTTCGGCTTCCTGCCGTTCATCGTCGGCGGCTTGCTCAAGTCGGCGCTCGGCGCCGCGACACTGATGGCGCTCCGCGGCGGCAAGGCGAAGTCGGCCAATCCGTGA
- a CDS encoding tetratricopeptide repeat protein, translating into MQQGRARWLTRLAIVTGMALSALPAYANQSTEPVKISSFSGAYLAAHIAEADNDLDSAIAYYKQALAFNPSDTGLQQSLMLSLIAQGRFDESLVYADKLKEVPDVERFSRLALAVDSFHKKDFTKAQYWLKLSLESDLDRLISGVMSGWAQQGAGEATDAMASIDKLQGPDWFGLFKSFHRALIADASNMPEKAEAIYAATMQDTTAGGAAPETWMRNAQAYASFLARKGDKAKAISVLDQAEAFSPGKLEIVALRDRIAKGDKIEPFVSGPSDGASEILLDLATALNRGGGEPFVRLYLQYALALRPDSDAALVQLAAVAEQLKDGEGAIALYRRIPDSSPLKELSDLQLGLNLADLDRHDEAIAHLKAFVDAHPDDMRAYLALGGVYSSKDDFRSAANLYDKAVEVLKTPTAANWNIFYQRGIAYERLKEWPKAEPNFRRALELQPDQPQVLNYLGYSWVDMNTNLKEGLAMIQKAVDLRPSDGYIVDSLGWAYFRLGRFDDSVREMERAVSLKPEDPVLNDHLGDAYWRVGRKLEATFQWNQARDLKPDPDVLATLQQKLMKGLPPIESNTAQETPKVKPEPVPAPKG; encoded by the coding sequence ATGCAGCAAGGACGTGCGCGCTGGCTGACGAGGCTGGCAATTGTGACAGGCATGGCGCTCTCGGCTTTGCCGGCCTATGCCAACCAATCCACCGAACCGGTCAAGATATCGTCGTTCTCGGGCGCCTATCTGGCCGCCCATATCGCCGAAGCCGACAACGACCTCGACAGCGCCATCGCCTACTACAAGCAGGCTTTGGCCTTTAATCCGAGCGACACCGGCCTGCAGCAGAGCCTGATGCTGTCGCTGATCGCCCAAGGCCGCTTTGACGAATCCCTGGTCTATGCCGACAAGCTCAAGGAAGTGCCCGACGTCGAGCGTTTCTCGCGCCTGGCGCTCGCGGTCGATTCCTTCCACAAGAAGGATTTCACCAAGGCGCAGTACTGGCTCAAGCTGTCGCTCGAATCAGACCTCGACCGGCTGATCTCCGGCGTCATGTCGGGCTGGGCGCAGCAAGGCGCGGGAGAGGCCACCGATGCGATGGCCTCCATCGACAAGTTGCAGGGACCGGACTGGTTCGGCCTGTTCAAGTCCTTCCACCGCGCGCTGATCGCCGATGCGTCGAACATGCCCGAGAAGGCCGAGGCGATCTACGCCGCTACGATGCAGGACACGACCGCCGGCGGCGCGGCGCCTGAAACCTGGATGCGCAACGCGCAGGCCTATGCCTCTTTCCTGGCCCGCAAGGGCGACAAGGCCAAGGCAATATCGGTGCTTGACCAGGCCGAGGCGTTTTCGCCGGGCAAGCTGGAAATCGTCGCCTTGCGCGACAGGATCGCCAAGGGCGACAAGATCGAGCCCTTCGTTTCCGGTCCGTCGGATGGTGCTTCCGAAATCCTGCTAGATCTCGCTACCGCGCTCAACCGTGGTGGCGGCGAGCCGTTCGTCCGCCTTTACCTGCAATACGCCCTGGCTTTGCGGCCTGACAGCGATGCGGCTCTCGTGCAGCTCGCTGCCGTTGCCGAACAGTTGAAGGACGGCGAGGGCGCTATCGCGCTCTACCGGCGTATTCCCGATTCTTCGCCGCTGAAGGAGCTTTCGGACCTGCAGCTCGGCCTCAACCTTGCCGATCTCGATCGCCATGACGAGGCGATCGCCCATCTCAAGGCCTTCGTCGACGCCCATCCCGACGACATGCGCGCCTATCTGGCGCTCGGCGGGGTCTATTCCTCGAAGGATGATTTCCGCTCGGCCGCCAACCTCTACGACAAGGCTGTCGAGGTGCTGAAGACGCCGACCGCCGCCAACTGGAACATCTTCTATCAGCGCGGCATCGCCTATGAACGCCTGAAGGAATGGCCGAAGGCCGAGCCGAATTTCCGCCGGGCACTGGAACTGCAGCCAGACCAGCCGCAGGTGTTGAACTATCTTGGCTATTCCTGGGTCGACATGAACACGAACCTCAAGGAAGGCCTGGCGATGATCCAGAAGGCCGTCGATCTCAGGCCGAGCGACGGTTACATCGTCGATTCCCTGGGCTGGGCCTATTTCCGCCTCGGCAGGTTCGATGACTCGGTGCGCGAGATGGAGCGCGCCGTCTCGCTGAAGCCGGAAGATCCGGTTCTCAACGACCATCTCGGCGACGCCTACTGGCGCGTCGGCCGCAAGCTGGAAGCCACCTTCCAGTGGAACCAGGCCCGCGACCTGAAGCCTGATCCCGATGTGCTGGCCACCTTGCAGCAGAAGCTGATGAAGGGCCTGCCGCCGATCGAGTCCAACACGGCGCAGGAAACCCCGAAGGTCAAGCCAGAGCCGGTGCCTGCCCCGAAGGGGTGA
- a CDS encoding GntR family transcriptional regulator, translating to MAKGTDDTIAVRISKALADRIISGAIEPGARLRQDHIAEEFHTSHVPVREAFRRLEAQGLAVSEPRRGVRVAAFDLGEVKEVAEMRAALEVLALRHAAPHLTSAILHQAEEATKAGDKSRDVRSWEEANRAFHRLILAPCAMPRLLATIDDLHAASARFLFAAWRSDWETRTDQDHRAILAALRQGNTDSAAVTLGQHVQWIGRKPVKTASGTTREAFAIVG from the coding sequence ATGGCAAAGGGCACGGACGACACCATCGCGGTGCGCATCAGCAAGGCGCTGGCGGATCGCATCATTTCGGGCGCGATCGAACCTGGGGCCCGGCTTCGGCAGGACCATATCGCCGAGGAATTCCACACCAGCCATGTTCCGGTGCGCGAGGCGTTCCGCCGCCTTGAGGCGCAAGGGCTGGCTGTCAGCGAGCCGCGCCGCGGCGTGCGTGTCGCGGCTTTTGATCTCGGCGAAGTCAAGGAAGTCGCCGAAATGCGGGCCGCACTCGAAGTGCTGGCGCTGCGTCATGCTGCGCCGCACCTGACTTCAGCCATTCTCCACCAGGCCGAAGAGGCGACAAAGGCCGGTGACAAATCCCGCGATGTCCGGTCGTGGGAAGAAGCCAATCGCGCCTTTCACCGCTTGATCCTGGCGCCATGCGCGATGCCGCGCCTGCTTGCCACCATCGATGACCTGCACGCCGCCAGCGCCCGCTTCCTGTTCGCGGCATGGCGCTCGGACTGGGAGACGCGCACGGACCAGGACCACCGCGCGATATTAGCGGCCTTGCGGCAGGGAAACACAGATTCGGCCGCTGTAACACTGGGGCAGCACGTCCAGTGGATTGGCCGCAAGCCGGTCAAGACGGCCTCCGGTACGACGCGCGAAGCCTTTGCCATCGTCGGCTAG
- a CDS encoding glycine--tRNA ligase subunit alpha produces MHPSRSFQGLILTLHNYWAAYGCVILQPYDMEVGAGTFHPATTLRALGPRRWNAAYVQPSRRPKDGRYGENPNRLQHYYQYQVILKPNPPNLQELYLGSLQAIGVDPLLHDIRFVEDDWESPTLGAWGLGWECWCDGMEVSQFTYFQQVCGIECAPVAGELTYGLERLAMYVQGVDNIYDLNFNGREGAEKVTYGDVFLQAEQEYSRHNFEYANTAMLLRHFEDAEAECKALLDAGAPASNDNLPMHKMVFPAYDQCIKASHVFNLLDARGVISVTERQSYILRVRNLAKACGEAFLKTQAGGLAA; encoded by the coding sequence ATGCATCCCAGCCGCTCGTTCCAGGGGCTGATCCTGACCTTGCACAATTACTGGGCGGCCTATGGTTGCGTCATCCTCCAGCCCTACGACATGGAGGTCGGCGCAGGTACGTTTCATCCGGCAACGACGCTGCGTGCGCTCGGGCCGCGTCGCTGGAACGCTGCCTATGTCCAGCCCTCGCGCCGTCCCAAGGACGGCCGCTATGGCGAAAACCCAAACAGGCTGCAGCATTATTACCAGTATCAGGTGATCCTGAAGCCGAACCCGCCGAACCTGCAGGAACTCTATCTCGGTTCGCTCCAGGCGATCGGTGTCGATCCGTTGCTGCACGACATCCGCTTTGTCGAAGATGACTGGGAAAGCCCGACGCTGGGCGCCTGGGGGCTTGGCTGGGAATGCTGGTGCGACGGCATGGAAGTCTCGCAGTTCACCTATTTCCAGCAGGTCTGCGGCATCGAATGCGCGCCGGTGGCAGGCGAACTGACCTATGGGCTGGAGCGGCTGGCCATGTATGTGCAAGGCGTCGACAACATCTACGACCTCAACTTCAACGGCCGTGAAGGTGCCGAAAAGGTCACCTATGGCGACGTTTTTCTGCAGGCCGAGCAGGAATATTCGCGCCACAATTTCGAATACGCCAACACGGCGATGCTGCTCAGGCATTTCGAGGACGCCGAGGCCGAATGCAAGGCGCTGCTCGATGCCGGCGCGCCGGCATCGAACGACAATCTGCCGATGCACAAGATGGTCTTCCCGGCCTACGACCAGTGCATCAAGGCCAGCCATGTCTTCAACCTGCTCGACGCGCGCGGCGTGATCTCGGTCACCGAGCGGCAAAGCTACATCCTGAGGGTGCGCAATCTGGCGAAAGCCTGCGGCGAGGCGTTTTTGAAGACGCAGGCTGGCGGACTGGCGGCCTGA
- a CDS encoding GNAT family N-acetyltransferase has translation MSNSVIVRPVTRQDFDRWLPLWDGYNAFYGRSGETALASEITAMTWSRFFDAYEPVHALVAESDGQLLGLAHYLFHRSTTAIAPNCYLQDLFTSEASRGKGIGRALIEGVYDRAQAAGSGRVYWLTHETNQTAMKLYDKIGERSGFVVYRKLF, from the coding sequence ATGTCCAACTCCGTCATCGTCCGCCCGGTCACACGACAGGATTTCGACCGATGGCTGCCGCTGTGGGACGGCTACAACGCGTTTTATGGCCGCTCGGGCGAGACGGCGCTGGCAAGCGAGATCACGGCGATGACGTGGTCGCGCTTCTTCGATGCCTATGAGCCGGTTCATGCGCTGGTGGCCGAAAGCGACGGACAGCTTCTCGGCCTCGCGCACTATCTCTTTCACCGCAGCACGACGGCGATCGCACCGAACTGCTATCTGCAGGACCTTTTCACATCGGAAGCCTCGCGTGGAAAAGGCATCGGCCGGGCGCTGATCGAAGGCGTCTATGACCGCGCCCAGGCCGCCGGCTCAGGCCGGGTGTACTGGCTGACGCACGAGACCAACCAGACCGCGATGAAGCTCTATGACAAGATCGGCGAACGCTCCGGCTTCGTCGTCTACCGGAAACTGTTCTGA
- a CDS encoding endonuclease domain-containing protein: MIGERIWPLCPAIVRSACRTPGIEKAPWTCAVKQALSARICRSLDAVFMVVEPSVPCLSVGRFSAAFGSWKSLIQGRAGSPRPDRAAKISGKGDSGQPSCYALFTSPWMGEVAAKRRGGGLARLSMPKLDRFKLRSAQRLRAAMTDEERVLWRHLWRIPVEGTHFRRQASVGIYFPDFISHRLKLIIEVDGAHHSFDDQQRHDERRTKWFESQGYRVIRFWNHEIKNELDSVLDTIYAAVEERKSHLGPRDAEGA, encoded by the coding sequence TTGATCGGCGAGAGGATCTGGCCGCTCTGCCCGGCCATTGTCCGCAGTGCCTGCCGCACACCCGGCATCGAGAAGGCGCCGTGGACCTGCGCGGTAAAGCAGGCGCTGAGTGCGAGGATCTGCAGAAGTCTGGATGCCGTTTTCATGGTCGTTGAGCCAAGTGTTCCCTGCCTGAGCGTGGGTCGCTTCAGCGCTGCGTTCGGTTCATGGAAATCTTTGATCCAAGGACGAGCGGGATCGCCTCGTCCCGACAGGGCGGCCAAGATTTCTGGAAAGGGTGACAGCGGGCAGCCGAGTTGCTATGCCCTCTTTACCTCCCCCTGGATGGGGGAGGTCGCCGCGAAGCGGCGGGGGGGGGGGCTGGCGCGACTTTCCATGCCGAAACTCGATCGGTTCAAGCTGCGGTCCGCGCAACGGCTTCGTGCGGCAATGACCGACGAGGAACGCGTCTTGTGGCGGCATTTGTGGCGCATTCCAGTCGAAGGCACTCATTTCCGCAGACAAGCGTCAGTCGGTATCTACTTCCCTGATTTCATCTCACACCGGCTGAAACTGATTATCGAGGTGGACGGCGCCCATCACAGCTTCGATGACCAGCAACGACATGACGAGCGTCGGACAAAATGGTTCGAGAGCCAGGGTTATCGCGTCATCCGCTTCTGGAACCATGAAATCAAAAACGAACTGGATTCCGTGCTCGATACGATTTATGCGGCGGTGGAAGAACGAAAATCTCACCTTGGCCCGCGAGACGCCGAAGGCGCTTGA
- a CDS encoding L-threonylcarbamoyladenylate synthase: MAEILAVGEAMERALALLRGGDVVAIPTETVYGLAGDATNGIGVAGIFEAKGRPRFNPLIAHVADMAMAERIAAFDPLSRKLAQAFWPGPLTLVLPQRPGNGIHPLVTAGLDTIALRMPRGFGGDLIAKLGRPLAAPSANSSGRISATTAQAVADDLGARIKLVVDGGATPVGVESTIVKAEGERLRLLRPGGVAAEEIEAVIGVKLLRGHTAGIEAPGMLASHYAPGAAVRLNAGAVGKDEALLAFGDQRAEGWRHAAAFLNLSLSGDLREAASNLFAYMQELDRSGARTIAVETIPFDGLGEAINDRLSRAAAPRDNTRPTQ; encoded by the coding sequence GTGGCTGAGATACTTGCCGTCGGCGAGGCGATGGAGCGGGCGCTGGCTCTGCTCCGGGGCGGCGATGTTGTCGCCATCCCGACGGAGACCGTCTACGGGCTTGCCGGCGACGCCACCAACGGCATCGGCGTGGCGGGCATCTTCGAGGCCAAGGGGCGGCCGCGCTTCAATCCGCTGATCGCCCATGTCGCCGACATGGCGATGGCCGAGCGCATCGCCGCATTCGACCCACTGTCGAGGAAACTGGCACAGGCGTTCTGGCCAGGCCCGCTGACGCTGGTGCTGCCGCAACGGCCCGGCAACGGCATTCATCCGCTGGTCACGGCCGGGCTTGATACGATTGCCTTGCGCATGCCGAGGGGCTTTGGCGGCGACCTCATCGCGAAACTCGGCCGGCCATTGGCGGCACCCAGCGCCAATTCATCCGGCAGGATCAGCGCGACCACGGCGCAAGCGGTGGCGGACGATCTTGGCGCGCGTATCAAGCTGGTCGTCGATGGCGGCGCCACGCCGGTCGGGGTGGAATCGACCATCGTCAAGGCCGAAGGGGAGCGGTTGCGACTGCTGCGGCCGGGCGGTGTTGCCGCCGAAGAGATCGAAGCGGTCATCGGCGTAAAACTGTTGCGCGGCCATACAGCCGGTATCGAGGCGCCGGGCATGCTTGCCTCGCACTATGCACCGGGGGCCGCCGTTCGGCTCAATGCTGGCGCGGTCGGCAAAGACGAAGCACTGCTTGCCTTCGGTGACCAACGGGCCGAAGGCTGGCGCCATGCCGCCGCCTTCCTCAACCTGTCCTTGTCTGGTGATCTGCGCGAAGCGGCGAGCAATCTTTTCGCCTATATGCAGGAGCTCGATCGCAGCGGCGCGCGCACCATCGCGGTCGAGACGATTCCCTTTGACGGGCTTGGTGAAGCCATCAACGACCGGCTCTCGCGTGCCGCCGCCCCTCGTGACAACACACGGCCCACACAATAG
- a CDS encoding DUF1284 domain-containing protein, whose protein sequence is MTIRLRAHHLLCLLTYVGKGYSPAFTANYDAIAERMSRGEDILLVSGPDDICASLLDEPEPHCLGESVIERDRLAALDVGDLLARSIQAGIRFDLDAAILERMRQAFSAGSVRKACDGCEWNELCSTIAAGGFADTKVQRSIVPC, encoded by the coding sequence GTGACGATCAGGCTGCGCGCCCATCACCTCCTTTGCCTGCTCACCTATGTGGGCAAGGGATACAGCCCCGCCTTCACCGCCAATTATGACGCGATCGCGGAGCGCATGAGCCGGGGCGAGGACATCCTCCTCGTTTCGGGCCCGGACGACATCTGCGCGTCGTTGCTCGATGAGCCGGAGCCGCATTGTCTGGGCGAGAGCGTCATCGAACGGGACCGGCTTGCTGCGCTCGATGTCGGGGATTTGCTGGCTCGATCAATCCAGGCCGGTATCCGCTTCGATCTCGATGCGGCAATCCTGGAGCGGATGCGACAGGCGTTTTCTGCTGGTAGCGTACGCAAGGCCTGCGACGGCTGCGAATGGAACGAGCTGTGCAGCACTATTGCGGCCGGCGGCTTTGCCGATACGAAGGTACAGCGATCCATCGTGCCGTGTTGA